A section of the Meles meles chromosome 8, mMelMel3.1 paternal haplotype, whole genome shotgun sequence genome encodes:
- the LOC123949847 gene encoding olfactory receptor 51V1, with translation MITLRSPSVNSSTFVLTAFLGLEQQYPWISIPFFTIYTLVFWGNCMVLHVIRTEPSLHQPMFYFLAMLALTDLSIGLSTVHTVLGILWGFIQEISLDSCIAQSYFIHGLSFMESSVLLTMAFDRYIAICYPLRYSSILTNSRIFKIGLTTVARSFFFITPPIINLKFFHYCRSHILSHSFCLHQDLLRLACSDIRFNSYYALMLVIFTLLFDVVLILYSYVLILRAVLAIASQEERHKSLQTCISHICAVLVFYIPIISLTMVHRFGKHLSPVIHVLMGNIYILFPPLMNPIIYSVKTQQIRSRMLRLFSLKIY, from the coding sequence ATGATCACTTTGAGAAGCCCTAGCGTGAATTCTTCCACCTTCGTTCTCACTGCATTTTTGGGCCTGGAGCAACAATATCCCTGgatctccattcctttcttcacCATCTACACCTTGGTGTTTTGGGGCAATTGCATGGTGTTGCATGTGATCCGGACTGAGCCCAGCCTGCACCAGCCCATGTTCTACTTTCTGGCCATGCTGGCGCTCACTGACCTATCTATAGGGCTGTCAACAGTGCACACGGTACTGGGCATTCTGTGGGGGTTCATTCAAGAAATCAGCCTGGATTCCTGCATTGCCCAGTCCTACTTCATCCATGGTCTATCCTTCATGGAGTCCTCTGTCCTCCTTACTATGGCCTTTGATAGGTATATCGCTATTTGCTATCCACTGCGTTATTCCTCCATTCTGACTAATTCCAGGATTTTCAAAATTGGGCTCACCACAGTAGCTAGGAGTTTCTTCTTTATTACACCCCCCATCATCAATCTGAAATTTTTCCATTATTGCCGTTCCCACATCCTGTCTCACTCATTCTGCCTGCACCAGGACCTTCTCCGCCTAGCTTGCTCAGACATCAGGTTTAATAGCTACTATGCCCTGATGCTGGTCATTTTCACACTGTTGTTTGATGTTGTTCTGATCCTCTACTCCTATGTGCTGATTCTTAGGGCAGTCCTGGCAATTGCCTCTCAGGAGGAGCGGCATAAATCATTGCAGACCTGCATCTCCCACATTTGTGCTGTTCTGGTGTTCTACATCCCTATCATTAGCCTAACAATGGTGCACCGTTTTGGCAAGCATCTCTCCCCTGTGATCCATGTCCTTATGGGCAACATCTACATCCTTTTCCCACCTTTGATGAACCCCATCATCTACAGTGTCAAGACCCAGCAGATTCGAAGCAGAATGCTCAGActcttttctctgaaaatataTTGA